In Ahaetulla prasina isolate Xishuangbanna unplaced genomic scaffold, ASM2864084v1 Contig242, whole genome shotgun sequence, the genomic window ggtggggaaagagaCTTTGAAGAATGTATGTTGAAGGCTACTATGTGTTCCATTAGCTCCTGATTTTCACTTACCCAAAACCTTTCTCGGTTTATAATCTGGATGAATCCACCTTGAAAGTAAAAGAAGATAGATTTTCCAACCATCATCTCCTTTGTATACTCCTTTTCAATGCTCGCTAGCAGCCTGAACCAGGAGGCAGAGTTCTGGTCACAAAGAGAAGCGATTTCGTAGACTCCACTGCAGGAATATCTCCCGGAGGCACCATCAAAAGAAGTGATCCGTGCTTGGGCAGTGAGCTTGCATTGAGCTTCCAGCGTCACGCAGCCACGCAGGCCTTCCCGAAGGGCACACGTCTCTCCAAGCTGGCAGCTGCTTTCTTCACACTGGAGCTGCCCTGCTGACCGGCAGGTGCATTTTTTTGTGCAGCTCTTAGAGTAAATGTGCTCACCAATCTATTGAGCAAAGTCCCAGAATCAGTTACAATAAGAAAGGAAAAgcattccctctctccctccattctcccaatttttaaattaatgtaattGTAGACATAAATTCATGTTAAAGGTCCCATAATCAGGGACAGCAACAGAGGGGTCAGAAGAGTTACTGTATGATAATAGCTACTGGTTGATGATCTTGGGTAGATGAAGATCGATGGACAGTTTCAAA contains:
- the LOC131187306 gene encoding IgGFc-binding protein-like, with product MKQCGCTYGGAYLKIGEHIYSKSCTKKCTCRSAGQLQCEESSCQLGETCALREGLRGCVTLEAQCKLTAQARITSFDGASGRYSCSGVYEIASLCDQNSASWFRLLASIEKEYTKEMMVGKSIFFYFQGGFIQIINRERFWVNGQKVTLPYENSPVSMRKIQDKIIIDHDSQVQVYLHPDGMVTMAAKETLRGKLCATCGNFNRDHLDDLKLASGEGTNNFDEVLKSWEAEDFL